aatatagtatttttatagtgtggtattgctactttaacttaagtactttaagtaaaagatctgaatattTTAGCACTGCCAGTGGAAGATCCTCAAAGCACAAACCAACTCTGGGCTTGGTTTATTAAATAGCAAAGTCAGACAGAATGTCTCAAATCCTTCAACCAGGACTCAAAATGGGTCTTAATAAAATACAACTGGCTTATAAAGTTTGTCACAGTTTTACAGTATCCAAAGTGaaagtttgaaataaaaatgcagagGTCTTGACAAAGTAAAGGCAAGAAGACATTTAAATAGTGTGCTAAGGAATATATCTCCTGATACTATAATAATATCAGTCAGGCGttataaaaaaacccaaaaaactgAAGACAATTCTCTAGCAAAACTCTAACTCACCTGATTCACACTCAAATATACAACAATGTACATATTTTCGTAAACAACCTTAGTTTCAATAGATAATCTTGTTTACAAGTGCAcctggaggaaaaaaataacatttatatccTTTTGCATcgaatgcccccccccccgtccaTGATCTACCTTAACAGCAAATCTTGTTCTATCAAGAATAAAGACTGTGGTCCACAGCTGTACATATTTTTACTCCCTTTCATAACAGCAATTATACATCAGGTCAACAGTCCAGTGGCTGAAGCAGAGGACACATGCTGGATTTTGACATCTTGGGACCACCGTTGTtactctcctttttcttcttagCTCACGGATGGAGCCATCCTCGGTCTCAAAGGGACTCCAAATGAGTTCCAATACTGGCTCTGAATTTGCTGTTTCTACTGACGAGTGCCGGGGGGTAGAGTGAGGTTGGCCATCAGCTCGTGAACAGAAGCAAATATCGTACACTCacctgaaagaaagacagaaaataccCAGTGTTAGCAAAGGCATTTTGCATCAAGTatggaaaacaaaactgaatattCAGTTGATACCAGTTTCTGGTATCATTATATGTTATATTTGATATCACTTTTTCAGTATAGTAAATTATTCAGTGTTCATCAGCATGCAAGTCTCACCCTGTCTAGCGGGGTGCAGTTCATTGAACCTCTTAAGGATATTAGAGACCATGAGCGCTGCGGCCCCAGAGGAGCTGTGCTGTCTGGGGATGTCGGCCTGCTGAGTGAGGCCTGTGGCCATGTCGTACACAATGGGCACGATAATGCTCACTGGCTCCTGTGGCACAGGGATACGCTGGGTCAGCTGCAACTGTCAggcaaaacagaacaaacacacaggggTCACGTTGGTCTACGTGTTTCAAATTATGCTACACAGGTATATAACTTGTGTCCTGGTTTTGAAGAGCTAACAGTGAGGCTCTGCTGAGACTTACAAAGAAGAGCATCTTGGACTTGAGCACCACAGCGATGGTTCCAGGAGGGGCGATGGGAGGAGCACTGGGAGGGATAGTGAGACAGAACTGGACATTCCACTTCAGCTGTGCAGCCTGGTCAGGGAACTGCAGAGAAAGGCAACACATTATATAGTACTTTTCAAACACAGGGGCAATTCCAAGTGCTTTATATAAAAGGTAAAGAAATGCATCAAGATATTAGACCACAACTAaagcatgtgcatgtgtaatgTGTGCACACTGTCACACAAATCACATAGTAAGTAAaggtttatttgtatagcactttttaaaacacacagttacaaagtgcttcacacatacacgaaaaatataaatgaatatataaataaagatatatttcaatacaaaaatacagcacaaaaccaaactgaaacaaaccaaaacatcaGACAGGGATGGAGATCTATAAAAAGGCTTGCCTATAACAAAGGCTTTTTAGAAGCTGCTTAAAGCAGTCCAAAGATTCGGGAAATCTGATAGTTTGTGGAAGATGATTCCAGAGGGTTGGGGCTAAAACAGCAAAGGCACGATCACCTTTTGTTTGAGGTTGGAGCGGGAGATGGACAAAAGGCTGAGATTTGAGGATCTGAGTGGTCGAGAAGTGGAAtgaggaacgaggacatcagaaaTGTAACTGGGGGCAAGGTCATGCAGAGCCTTATATGTAATCAACAAAATCTTGTAGTTTATTATGTGGGACCGACAGCTTGTTCTAGTTAGCAGCCTGGCAGCTGCGTTTTGGACCAACTGTAAACGATTTAAAGCAGCTTGACTGAGGCACGTGTGtagggaattacaataatctagatgggagaaaatgaaagtgtgaatGAATAATTACAGATCCATAGAAGATAAGATACATCTGATTTTAGCAATATTTCTTCGCTGAAGGAAACAGGTCTGGACGAGCTTGGTAACATGATGGTCAAAAGTCGTTTACTGGTCACAGATGATTCCAAGATTCTTATCAGTAGATTTGATATTAGAGTGAAATGGTTCAATAAACTGATCAGCTGCAGTGGCAAAGTTATCGGGTCCAATTAAAAgaacttctgttttgtcaggGTTTAGGTGGAGGAAATTATGAGACATCCAATCTTTGGTGGCGGCTAAGCAATCATGGAGGGAGGACAGTTGATTCAGGTTATTGGGTTTGGCGGAGAAAAACATCTGTGTATCATCAGTATAACAGTGATATGACACGTCATGAAAGCGGCTGAACAAATGACCCAGAGGAAGCATGTACAATGAGAAGAGTACTGGTCCAAGGACCAACCCCTGAGGGACTCCACACAGCAGGGGAGCTGAGGAGGACACATGATTAttgatacaaacattaaaatatctatTAGTCAAATAAGAATTAAACCAGTTTAGAGCTGTACCAGAAATGCCAACCCAGTGATGTAACCCATCAAGTACAATGGCATGATCAATAGTATCAAAGGCTGCAGTCAAGTCCAGTAGTATGAGGATGGAATATTCACCTTTGTCTGCATGCATAAAAATATCATTTTTGCCTCATTTATCAGGGCATATGGTGTACTACTATATCTGTATCTTGCAATGTTTCCACTGTTATTTGACAAAAGTGGAAGGGGTCTTATTCAGTTTGCATATTCATAAGTTCTTGAATTTTCTAACAACTGTGGTAACAACAGTGTAGAGATGATGCTAAGCAACTTCCAgttgttttctacattttgtggaaaaatatatattgaacATATTTAATAGATCGAAATACTTAAAACTGACGAGGCTCATAATTCAATACATGTAACAACCCCTCATAAAAGAAACAGCTACCCACCAGTTCGAGCTTCATGATGCGCACACAGTCCCTAAGGATGTTCGTGGGTGCCCCCAGCAGCTTTGTGAAGGCATTCAGAGTGTTGTATTTGAAGGGAGGACCAGCAACCTAGAAAGAGGACAACAGAAGATGGATCAATGGAATAATAACATGAGTGCAGGCATGTGTTCCTATGAGTGACCTTAAATACTGACAAGTCTTTTAAATGAGGGAAACACAACAGGCTTTACTTTTTTTCcagtacagtacaatatttttttaattatgatcAGTTcgagaaacacaaaatgcaatttgTTTCATGTATAGGTCAAACTCTTCAACTATGCATGTACATATGTCTCAAATTTATGtttgaataatttatttattaggCTTTAAGTGGATGCTGCTGATACTTACCCGTGTCTCAAAGAACTTCTCCAGCACCTGAAGCTCCTCCTGGGACCAGGGACCTGTATTTTCTGGAGTGACTTTGAGCTGCAGTGTCTGGTAATTCTTTGGGTTGAGAGCCACGCGGCACTTGAGCACGTCTGTCTTGAACATGATTACCCCCGGCTCATTAGAGTTCACAATAGATAACTAGAGGAGAGTTGACAGAGTGATGAAAGTTAGGGGAGGGCGGAACACATAATGTAATTTGAGGGGGGGCGGAAACACCAAGGAATAATCTCTCCaaatcatcatcatgatttGTGCAACACTTACATTGGCCTCCTGCTGAATGATCCTCTGTAGGTGCCGTCTCATGATAACTGAACCTAGAAACCGCTCCAGAGGCGAGCAGAGGTAGCTTCCTGCTAGGCCTGGCACCAGGCAGGGAGTGGGTGAGGGGAGCAGAAGCACATGCAAGGCATTGTGGGTGAGGATGGTAGGAATGGAGGCAGCCCAGGGGCGCTGAGGTAGCTTGCGGGGTGGAGGCATACTGGTAGGCATGACTTGTGAACCTAAaccaaagaaagagagggagagagttgtAAAGAAACACTCAAATTATTTATAGAGCTAGACTGATATATCATCCGATATTAGCATtttgcagatatattggtatcTGTGTATATGTcggccgataagtaacaagaaattgcagtacagaagtgccaaactaggtttgagaTATTTAGGGCACTTTCACACTTATAGTTTGTTTGCTCTGGTCCGAATCAGTTAATGAGTTTATAAACTTTGAGCATTTTCCCCTTGGTTCGGTTGCttttcacacagagaaaaatccAAGCGaaccaaaatgcatcactagcaaattatttaaactcccaaatattGATGTCATTATTCTCCTCAAAATAATGTGAGGCAATACTGAGAAAGCAGGACTTACTGGTCCCAGCACGTGGAGAATGAGGGTCAGGGATAGGTGAGTGCAATGATGGGTTACCAGGGGACATGCCATGGATCCTTGCCCCAGGAGAAGGCCCTGAGACCTGGGGTGAGCCTGGCCACTGGCCCCTATGGCTAGGGGACACCATGGCATATGGAGAGCTGGGGTCCAGAGCACCTAGCGTGAAGGAGAGACAGCCatcagcaacaaaacaacacttaaTATACGACAATAAGCAGTCAGATGAATACACCACTGTGTGCCCACTAACCACAGGCCATATGCTTGCTAATGTATAGAAGTGCCTAATGAAGATGTTCAGTTCAGCCCGTTCCAGCCCTTGCCCATCAGACCAGAGTTGTTACCAGGCCAGCATTTACGGCCACCCTGCTGCTTACCGTGGGGACTGGCAAAGCTGGTCTGGCCCATGGCTATGCCCAGCGAAGACGGAGATGGGGTGGGCCCAAAAGGAGAGGGTGCCCTCAGAGCTCCACTAGGGGAGCCAGAGGCATGGATgttccctgcacacacacacacacacacacacataccaaatGGCTCGTCAGACTCTGAGGTTGACAAgttctcctcacacacacacacacacagacacactgactcatgtacacacatgctAAAGTAGGGCGGAAGGGCTGCAGTCTCTGGCTGGCGGGCTGAGATGGAATGGAAGGAGCAGGACTAAATGCATGCTTTGTTCCCTCTTGGCTGtaaggtgtgtgtatgttgcatgAGAAACACAACTGATCTCATGGTTTCACAAAACTAAAATGGGCACACATGGTCGCTCTTCTTCGTTCTCTGTGACATTCACACAATTTGCTCTtgcaacaaaatacataaatcagCAGGGAGGTTGATGACTGTGCAATGTAATATACTCAAAAACAATGATTTGTTGGTCATAATCCTGTATGGTGGCTTGACAAGCTCAGATGACATAAACAATATAGGAgatcattcactcacacatatTTGGACAAACACCAAGTACCAAACTTGCTATTACCTGGTGACTGGGTGGGCATCATGGATGGTGAGGGAGTTACATTAGTGTGATAATTTGGTGGTGAAGTGAGAGGAGGGTAAACACCTCCCGCACCCCCTCTCATTGTCTGTGGCTGCTGTTGAGGTTGCAACTGGTTCATCAGACTGTCCATCACATCTACACCCACCGGCGACGGTGGGTTATCATCTTCATTGACAGAGCGTCTGCGAGCATCCTGATTACTGTCCACAAACATATTCAGGAATGTCTAGACAGGGCAAAGAGCAGAAGGACAGACTGTAATGTAAAAAGCTGGACCAAAAACATTGAAGTTGTTGATCATAAAACTGTATCTGCATTACATTTACTTCTAGAATCCAGTTGTATTCTTTAGTTGTGCTGATTctcaacacacattttcactctgGAGTGATGACAAGGGAAATatgcagttagcttagcataaacactggaaacagggggaaacagctagcctggtagTCCAAAGATAACAACATCTACCCCCACATctcccagcacctctaaagctaactaACACTTCATATATCATTTTAGTCAATTTAAAAACCAAAgagtaaaaactgtaaaaatgtgtggttttatggggggtgaAGCGCCAGAGTATTTCTTAGTCCGACACAGTGACTTTGGACAgtcaggctaactgtttcccatgtttccagtctttatgctgaactaagataaccggctgctggcagaagcctcatatttactgtacagacatgagagtggtatctcaTCAAactcaagaaagcaaataatgtatttccaaaaatgtcaaactattcctttaactcatATCAACTGGTCACAATGTTTGTTCTTTGGGTTGACCCTGATTAGTATACTTACAGTCTCAGATGCATGTACATAAGAACTAAAAGTGGCAGCTTAGACAGTTTAGACAGACTCTTCAGTTAAGGAGAAACTTATTCCCTTTCCAAGATCAAGTCTGTTAGTTGACACCACTTCTATGCCTTTATGTCTGGTGTACCTTGAGTCCAGGCGCAGGGTAGAAACCCTCTACAATCTTAGTGTTGTCAAAAAGACTGTAGGCTCCATCTCTGATGGCTACCACACCACGGCTGCGGCAGTAGATGTCGATGCAGTACATGTTTCGGAACGCCAGGCGGATGTGTGTGGATGACTGGGGTAAGATGGAGAAGCACTGGTAGGCAGTGTTGGTGCGCTGGGTCAGGCCCAGCATGGGCACTGTTGGTAGCTTGTTGATTGCATTCAGAGGGGCCTGTGTGTCAGAGAGCACCTGAGGAAGATAAATAGAAACCGGGTTACCCAGGAAATTACACAGAACACTAAAGTAAAAATAGATGGGATGTGATTAGAGAAATAGCGAACGCAGCACAGAGGACAAAGTAATGTTTGTGCAATGTTTTTTGCCACGTGAGGAGCATGAACAAAACAGAGAATACCAGAAATGTAAGGAAAAGAATGTAGTAGTATAATTTATGCTGTCAGCCAATGTACTTGGACTGCCCACTGATATTAAGCTCCATTTATCAGGTAGTTCAACACATGAAGGTTAAGTGAACACATTTATGATCCAGATCTAACAAGTGCACATGCGCATGTTATGGCTGTATTTTCTTAACTGTGCTATTGTgtacctgcagcagctgcatcaCATTTGGATTCTTGTTGAACATCTCCTGTAACTGATGAAGGATGATATTATGGCAGTTGGAGCAGCCAGAGTTAGGCCCCACAGTGCCGAGGGCAAGGTGGAAACGGTGGCTGCTGGAGTTCCACTGGATGGTCACAGAGCTGCCCTTGGTGGTCCCGTAGCACAGCACCAGCTTACGGTAGTTATAGAGCCGCACCTCTGAGAACAGGCTCAGGTAAGATGGCATCTCTGGAGTAAAGCAGTCACAATGTGCAGCTCAATTAAGTacagtgtgtttcttttgcTAAGCATTAATTCAATAATTCAGTGACACTGATGAAGCCTTAACTAACTGTAACTCTAACTATGTGCGGATTTCACACACATGGCTCAGACTAACTTGAGTAAATCTTGGTTTTAAGTTTTTTCAGCACAAAAGTGAAACCAGGCCAAGAAAACAATATATTACTTTGAATATACATGTATCACCTTCATTGCAAATGAAAACCAGAAACATACTGACTGATTTAAGATGAACTGACTTTCATCAAGAGTCATTTACAAATGCAATTTTTGCTTTACAGATGACCATGCACGAACCTGGCAGTGCACGAGAGAAGTTGAGGACGCACTGGTAGAGCTGATTGATGGCGCTCCAGTCATTAAGGAACATCTCTACTACCTTTCGCCCGCCCACTGGCTCCGAAAGAGGGTTTTCATAAGTCAGATACACGTGCCGCGTGGAGGCTAATAGAGGGGACAGATGGGTTTCTTGAGACACTGGGCCATGTAGCAGACGCAGACAGTTTTCCATTTTCACATAGAGGCCATACTTTAAGCAAAGCACATAATGTTTAATGCAAGACATCCTATGAAAAATGATGACAATGTTTTTGGCATACtatgtttttataatgttaTGGCCAATTGCTGAATTTGCTACACTGACTATTTATTATATCCCCGGGTATGTGTTGATTGTATTAATTAGTTTGATTCCTAGTGTTGTTGCTGCCTGATTTGGACAGGACACtcttgaaaaatatttttaaccttAATGAAATTTTTCTGGATAAATCAAGgcacataaataaatgtgagaTGAACTTGGGACACTCTGTATGTGGTGTATACCTTGCTCCttgctgtgtgtgctgttgaGAGGGCAGTTGGCCAGCACCAGTTCAGCCACCCAGGTTCGGTTGTTCCTGCCCTGCAGTCTGAAGGTGCAGTCCAGTAGGGACCGGTCTAAAGCTCTCCTGGTCTCCTCTCCTACACCTTTACAGGGAGGAATCCTGCAGGATAAAAACAATTACACTGTAGTCACAATGGTTTATCATACTTTgaagaaacattacatttgacTGTCATCGTGTGTACATAAATTCACGCATGTGTGCTTGTGACTGAGTGTATTACTTCAGTAGACGTATCGCATGACTGCTGCCGTCTCCCTCCACTTGGACACCCTGGTTTGGGATCTCCATGTTGGACAGCTACTCAAAGACAGTCAGACATGCAGCATTAGCCAGAAAACACAAGACTGGGATTGCCATGCTTAACATTTTTTGGACACATCTATGACTGGCAAGAATGATTCAAACAGTCTGAGCATTGTGACTTACCTCTGTTCTGAGGCCAATGAAAGGCATGTTGGTGTCGCACATCGCTACTAGGTGAGCCAGCTCTTTGTTGAAGGCACACATTTCTCCAGACCGCTTAGGCTTCTTTGGCTCTGGGCCTCCCTGGTCCCCAGATATCTACAGAGCAACGAAGACACAAAAAATTGCACATTAAAGGACATTTATTAAGTTTAATTTATCCAGCTGCTCACATATACTTTTTCTTAGCAATGGCTTGTCTCACATTCACAAAAGGTACACATGTCCACAAGACGAGGCTGACCTGTACAAGCAAAAGCTAAATGTATACTTGTATGTTTGGAGGTTAAGTTGTTGCGATGCAGCCTACACATGTAGCTGCTGGGTCTACCCCAGAGGCGGagcattttataataatattaggCAGGAATATTAACTCTGGAACATAATCGTTGTATAATATGTTTTTGTCAGCCACGTATTGTAAACAGTTTTTGAGGTGGGGCAGAACATTAATTGTTCACTTTTCCCACCCACATTTTCCTAGCCAGTACAAACTGCCTAGTTCTAACCTCTAGGCCAGAACCACATCCATTAAAACTCCAAATACACTGCATTTCATCGTACACAAATTAACGTTTGGTGTATAACTACTCTAGTACTGACTACCTTTCTCTTAGTTCCAGGTCGGGCCCTTCTCCCTGTTGTGGTGTCCTGGACAAGGTGTTCTAGGTTGGGTTTGAAATGCTGCAGGAGCTGTGCACACATGGGTCCGTCCTCTCCTTCCAgctgagacacagacaggaaagagTACTTGTACTGCAACGCTGTGGGACTGCTAGGCACTTCAAACATTTCCACCacctacaaaaaaaaatagaggaggaggaggaaagagaggaattGGAAAGATCCACAATAGAGAATTAGAGGGAGGACATAAAAATTAAAGCAGCTCATAGCTTTTTAACTTTATAGTGGAAGTCATTTTGGTTTAGCCCTTTCAGCATTATATTGGTTGAGGAACTCACAATGTAGTACTGCGGAAGACGAGTGAGCTTAATGAAGAGTTTGTGTTTGGACAAGTTGCCAACAGGGTGAGAAGCCGAGTTGGACAGGTGAAGGACATCAGTACACACAGTGGGAAGGTGTTTCACAGACTGTCGACAGCGCTGCTCCCCCAACCAGAACCTtgccagagagaaagaaacactcTGTCTCACTGAAATCTAAGTTGCAAAAAGGCCATGGTTCATAGGTTCATACTCTTACTCACAGCATTCAAACAGTTTACTAGTGCAAGACTCTGGCAATTCTTCTCAACACCCATTTCGCCAAGTGTTGCTACTGACAGCTACTGCTACGGACTGCAATTAGTCAATTTTGACAAGCTAGAAGCAGGCGTCAGACTCTGGCTCCTACTGTTGACTAAACTGCCTCCGCTATGTTTCGCCTGTGCCAAAAAATACTTTATACGGTTAGCTGTGAATATACATTTCATGTTCATATCTATTTAAAAATTGAGGAGGTGGACTTACTTCAGTTGTTGAAGCCAAGATATGATACGCTTCATATCATCGTTAATGGTCTTTTCAATGTCATCCAGCATGGACTGATCTAGAGAGAGAACACATCAGGGTTTTATGTTCACAGAGCTGAGCacacaaaacagtaaaagtagAATTATTGAGAAAGTAAGTATGAATTTAAGTCACCCTAGCCACATTACCAGCCAAACTGTTGATTCCTTTATTGTTATACAAAACCAAACCATTATATAAACACAATCTGAATGAAAAAACTTCACTAGGACACAACATgaacaaacatgaaacaaaaaaattgttatGAGTTAATGCTTACTATTACTTACCTAATCCATACAGCATGGGTTGGAACATGCCAGAGTGCAGGTCTACAAAAATGTGTAAGCACTCTGAACGACCACAGGGCTCAAGTATTGGAATAATAAGTGTGGGTAAAGCAGTCTCGATGAAtgctgaaataaacaaacacacacttgtctcTTTTCAATTCTGCAGATGACTCAAAACCATGGTTACAGTACATTAATTGACAGAAGGTGAAGGAGGGATGTGTGAGAAAGCACATCTCTATGAGGTGATGGGAATTTTGAACATGCAATTCATTATAATTAAGACCACGAAAATCTTcccattagattttttttcaggctAAACAATGCCTCTTTTTTCAACTGTTGTCACCAATTGGCACAAGGCTGTAGCTGCTGTGGGAGACAACACTGGTTTCTGTGCATTTACTCAATATATacctaaaaatgtatttaactgttttaatGATGAAAGTAGACATACAGTTGTCACTGGGATTGTTGGTCTTTAGAATGGCCTTCAGCTCCTGTAGTTTCTGATGGGACCGGGCATGCACACTGTCGATCAAAAGTTTCTCCACTGACAGATGGTCAATCTcaagagtgagtgagagaaaacaaacattaataaatTGTACTATATTTGCACAGTAAGCCATACTGCCCCATGCTTTATATTACACTAAAAACATGTGTAAACATTGCAAACATATGTCCACCTTACCTTCATAGCTCTCTCTATTAATTTAGAGTCACAGGCAGGGAGAGGAGGTTCATGGGATATTTGCAATGGCTTAGATCCATCTGATTCGTCAATCTTGATAGTGACTTTATGTACTGACGCTGTACCTGTTTTCCTTCCCAAAACCTGTTGGCtggagaaacaaagaaaaaggatGACAGTAAGGAATGAAAACTGTATGAATGCATTCTGCCATTTTGAGCTTTCTCTCATCATTCTGTTTTTGAGAACAGTGTCCTTGCCCATATATGTGAGGGCAAAAGTCTTACTTCCAGACGGTGAGCGTGAGATATTTTGCAGGCATATATCTCTCCTCCTGCACCAGGTCTCCCCATCGCTCTCTAATCAGCATCAGAGTCTGAGAGTGGAGCACCTCTAGCTGcagtgacagacagaaggaGTCTGGAAACAATGCGGTTAAAGAAGACACTGTGGGAAAATACCAAGTCCAGGTGAATAGAAATAAAGTACTATACACATCTTTCCattaacattcaaaacacactcacacatatccTCAAGACACATACACTTTGTTGGTAAAAGGGCTATTTGTGCCCAACACAGACTGCTCTTTGACACGGTAAGCTGCACTGCTAGCGTTGGTGGGggaaaggcagagcagagatgTACTGATTAGCATTGTGATAAGCACAGTCGTGCTCAGCTCGCATACTTGATTAGGGTCTTTGATATTAGCATGAATGCTAACAAGCTGTTGTTTCTCTCTACATTTTGCCAGACTGATGAGTGATAGGCCTCTGACTGTAATCAGAACAAATATGTATGGGTTACAAAAGCATGATGAATGGCACGATAATCACTGCCTGACAATACAAATGTTAGGTGATTGGTTTTGATGTTGACATGATGGTACACTTGcattttgtaatgtaatttagCTGTAATTTTCCAAAAGCGtggacaattttttttttaaaaagtatcagTTTCTTATTACAGTATTAACAGGTGTTGGAGACAAATCTCCATAAGGAGTTCATTACACCTCACATGACCTGACTGGGTGACAGGTCGTAGTGAGAATAGTCTTGCTCCTTCCCTGTCAGTAACAAAAGGTGGTTGTGTTGTTTGATAATTAATGAAACAAGAGGGGATTAAAAAGGATGCAATTCTGCAGCTGCTCTCATTGGAATGCTGCATGCGCCTGCTTGACCAGTCAATACTCTATATGCTCCAACACACACTCCCGCACTACTGCAGTAGTTCACATCAGATTGGGACAAAAGCCAAGGGGTTTTCTGCAGGACGTACAcaaaatgtctgtgtatgtgtgcagattgacaaacaaagacaaagaaaggatACGCAAGCAGTTGTACATGTCCTGTAGGGGTTTTTCATCGGCACACAGACGTGCCTGGACCAACTCGTGGATGAAGTTCACCTGCAAACTGTGGACCAAGGCTCGCCCATCTGTCAATGGGGGGGGCCAGACAGACAAACCAGTTAAGAGTGAATGGGAAAGGGAAAAATATTAGCAATGAAGTATACTGTCAATCATCTTGTCGATGGTACTCACGGTGGTGTGAGTACAATGATGAGTGCATGACTTACCTCCAGTTTCTTTGTCCTCCACCAGAATCTCCAACTTCAGCAGCCTCCAGGGAATATCAGGGTCATCTCCCATCACCGTCAAAGTGGCCTCAAACTCTCCTTCCACACGAAACTTTACACGCCCATTAGctacacagatatacacacaagcaaacatatATACAAGATCTTCTCATTACCAATACAGCTGAAAACAAATTTCCAAAGAAGGTATGAGAATGGCTATTAGTGAAAATATACCATAGTGGGTTAACAGAAAGTGCTTACCAACTGTGAGGTTTGCTAGCTGGGGTGGTAAGTCTGTTGTGACAAGACGGTGTCGTAGAATCTGATTAAGCTGGCTCAGGGTGGTCTGCTTCTCAGCCTTAGTGATGGGGTCTGGAGGAATTATCTTATCCTACACAaaaggac
This Siniperca chuatsi isolate FFG_IHB_CAS linkage group LG12, ASM2008510v1, whole genome shotgun sequence DNA region includes the following protein-coding sequences:
- the med14 gene encoding mediator of RNA polymerase II transcription subunit 14 isoform X3, whose translation is MAPVQIGSDGQLVPLGGPVVSGPQPPPPGTPATQGVRLSLLIEFLLQRTYHEITLLAELLPRKTDMERKIEIVQFASRTRQLFVRLLALVKWASNAGKVEKCAMISSFLDQQTILFVDTADRLASLARDALVHARLPSFAIPFAIDVLTTGSYPRLPTCIRDKIIPPDPITKAEKQTTLSQLNQILRHRLVTTDLPPQLANLTVANGRVKFRVEGEFEATLTVMGDDPDIPWRLLKLEILVEDKETGDGRALVHSLQVNFIHELVQARLCADEKPLQDMYNCLHSFCLSLQLEVLHSQTLMLIRERWGDLVQEERYMPAKYLTLTVWNQQVLGRKTGTASVHKVTIKIDESDGSKPLQISHEPPLPACDSKLIERAMKIDHLSVEKLLIDSVHARSHQKLQELKAILKTNNPSDNSFIETALPTLIIPILEPCGRSECLHIFVDLHSGMFQPMLYGLDQSMLDDIEKTINDDMKRIISWLQQLKFWLGEQRCRQSVKHLPTVCTDVLHLSNSASHPVGNLSKHKLFIKLTRLPQYYIVVEMFEVPSSPTALQYKYSFLSVSQLEGEDGPMCAQLLQHFKPNLEHLVQDTTTGRRARPGTKRKISGDQGGPEPKKPKRSGEMCAFNKELAHLVAMCDTNMPFIGLRTELSNMEIPNQGVQVEGDGSSHAIRLLKIPPCKGVGEETRRALDRSLLDCTFRLQGRNNRTWVAELVLANCPLNSTHSKEQASTRHVYLTYENPLSEPVGGRKVVEMFLNDWSAINQLYQCVLNFSRALPEMPSYLSLFSEVRLYNYRKLVLCYGTTKGSSVTIQWNSSSHRFHLALGTVGPNSGCSNCHNIILHQLQEMFNKNPNVMQLLQVLSDTQAPLNAINKLPTVPMLGLTQRTNTAYQCFSILPQSSTHIRLAFRNMYCIDIYCRSRGVVAIRDGAYSLFDNTKIVEGFYPAPGLKTFLNMFVDSNQDARRRSVNEDDNPPSPVGVDVMDSLMNQLQPQQQPQTMRGGAGGVYPPLTSPPNYHTNVTPSPSMMPTQSPGALDPSSPYAMVSPSHRGQWPGSPQVSGPSPGARIHGMSPGNPSLHSPIPDPHSPRAGTSSQVMPTSMPPPRKLPQRPWAASIPTILTHNALHVLLLPSPTPCLVPGLAGSYLCSPLERFLGSVIMRRHLQRIIQQEANLSIVNSNEPGVIMFKTDVLKCRVALNPKNYQTLQLKVTPENTGPWSQEELQVLEKFFETRVAGPPFKYNTLNAFTKLLGAPTNILRDCVRIMKLELFPDQAAQLKWNVQFCLTIPPSAPPIAPPGTIAVVLKSKMLFFLQLTQRIPVPQEPVSIIVPIVYDMATGLTQQADIPRQHSSSGAAALMVSNILKRFNELHPARQGECTIFASVHELMANLTLPPGTRQ